A genomic region of Papaver somniferum cultivar HN1 chromosome 7, ASM357369v1, whole genome shotgun sequence contains the following coding sequences:
- the LOC113299621 gene encoding CDT1-like protein a, chloroplastic: MEDKRCEEATKDSLDMKSKSVSVQSAEIVESSHSLSNLAVPTPKKNKEVALPLDEDAADDLPEDVVHENVAGEANEAEDVAGILPDKYKILAEFFDRIGSSVRLLGLSKKMPTFQNICTQVEVFTKRKLSYNHLAQIKYILPEAVQVDKILVHDERTLCMKQDMKITLLLDVVEADPDQSPYAILCQMFHQRMLKFFRNHPEGCDIPEATLPVLMSQSHSTSQYMLPEVARVESYPSSNELEPSSSSSLLSSTFKRRFSEKIIVPETEKTKLLASRYPFSPLEPGDVINQDREGPLQKEGLSQVIETTTPMSLLSSKEYESSPMKSISGPNQLMLVTPTQSDPQRRTVPDSDEKVICQSNISSHSVAKKSLNFLSPLKGDEIASGSMLDESKHYRDSSLKPAAAKRILMVDDVTGPPCPLIQAEFLHLKDKEEMIGGKLSRTVSLPDLFNLIYHIFQSAKYSSITKQELVHKIISEDVLIEETKEAEEQLDLLEELVPDWIQKKLVPSGDLLYSITKVSDLDSIRARLVEAV, from the exons ATGGAAGATAAAAGATGTGAGGAAGCCACAAAGGATTCCCTCGATATGAAATCAAAAAGTGTTTCGGTCCAAAGTGCAGAAATTGTTGAGAGCAGCCATTCTTTAAGTAACCTTGCTGTTCCtactccaaagaaaaataaagaagtagCCTTACCTTTAGATGAAGATGCAGCAGACGACCTTCCTGAAGATGTAGTACACGAAAACGTAGCAGGCGAAGCTAACGAGGCTGAAGATGTAGCAGGAATCCTCCCTGACAA ATACAAGATTTTAGCTGAGTTTTTTGACCGTATAGGAAGTTCTGTGAGGTTGCTCGGTCTTTCTAAGAAGATGCCAACTTTTCAGAATATCTGCACTCAGGTGGAAGTATTTACCAAAAG GAAGTTGTCATACAACCATCTTGCACAGATAAAATACATACTTCCTGAAGCTGTTCAGGTCGATAAGATTCTTGTTCATGATGAGAGGACCCTGTGTATGAAGCAAGACATGAAAATAACATTACTATTGGATGTTGTTGAAGCTGATCCTGACCAATCTCCATATGCGATCTTGTGtcaaatgttccaccaaaggatGTTAAAGTTCTTTAGAAACCATCCCGAG GGTTGCGACATCCCAGAGGCCACATTACCAGTTCTAATGAGCCAAAGTCACTCAACTTCTCAATACATGTTGCCAGAGGTAGCACGCGTAGAATCTTATCCAAGTTCTAATGAGCTTGAGCCATCATCGAGTTCGTCACTTTTGTCTTCAACTTTTAAAAGGCGATTCTCAGAGAAGATTATTGTCCCAGAAACTGAAAAGACAAAGCTCTTAGCATCTCGGTACCCTTTTTCACCTTTGGAGCCTGGTGATGTGATTAATCAAGATCGTGAAGGCCCTCTACAGAAGGAAGGCTTGTCTCAAGTTATTGAAACCACAACCCCTATGTCGTTATTGAGTTCGAAGGAGTATGAAAGCTCTCCTATGAAGTCTATTTCTGGTCCAAATCAACTGATGTTAGTGACGCCGACGCAGTCAGACCCACAAAGAAGAACAGTGCCTGACTCTGATGAAAAGGTTATCTGCCAGTCTAACATTTCAAGCCATTCCGTTGCAAAGAAGTCATTGAACTTCCTCTCACCACTGAAGGGGGATGAAATTGCTTCTGGCTCCATGCTTGACGAGTCTAAGCATTACAGAGATAGTTCTCTGAAACCTGCAGCAGCAAAAAGGATTCTTATGGTAGATGATGTCACAGGACCTCCTTGTCCCCTAATTCAGGCG GAGTTCTTACATTTAAAGGATAAGGAGGAGATGATTGGCGGCAAATTGAGTCGAACCGTATCTTTGCCTGATCTCTTTAATCTGATATACCACATCTTCCAATCAGCCAAGTACTCCTCAATCACGAAACAGGAGCTTGTGCACAAGATTATCTCAGAAGATGTCTTGATCGAGGAAACAa AAGAAGCTGAAGAGCAGCTTGATTTGTTAGAAGAGTTGGTTCCAGATTGGATTCAGAAGAAACTAGTACCTAGTGGGGATCTGCTGTACAG TATTACGAAAGTATCAGATTTGGACTCAATTCGTGCAAGGCTTGTGGAAGCTGTGTAA